The genomic DNA AAGGCGGTCAAAAAAGTACTGGTAAATGCCATAACAGGAACTATATAGGCTATATAGTAATTGTCTATAGAAACATTTTCTATACTCCATAGTAAGGTTTGTTCTAAAATAGCTTCTTTAGCATGAAAGCCTGTCAATCCAGGTAGCCCGACTAATGTTATTGTAGCTACTAAATAACTGACAGCTACCCATGGTAAATAATGCCTTATGCCACCTAGTTGGTCCATATATGCTGCATTTTCTTCTTTTGTTCCCTGATGTTGAAGAAATTTTATAACAATACCGGCACATAAGAATAAACAAGCTTTAGCTAAGCCATGAAGTAGTAAATATGTGATACCTGCCCCCAATGTTTTCAAGCCAATAGCTGCAATAACATATCCTAGCTGGGATAAAGTAGAATAAGCTAACATACGTTTAATATGTTGTTGCAATAAGGCAGCACAGGCTCCCATGCAAGCAGTTGTATACCCTATTGTAATCATAATATTTTGACACTCAGGCAACAAAATAGTTTCAATACGTATTAATAGATAAATACCAATGCTAAGTACAGTGGCCGCATGCAAAAGTGCAGATGCTGGTGTGGGAGCTTTCATTGCATTAGGAAGCCAGTTGAAGAATGGAAATTGTGCCGATTTGGTAAAGGCAGCTATTAAAAAGCATATCCCTGCTATAAATAAGCTGTTAGAAAAGTTGGCCGTAGCATTTATAGGACGATTTACAAGCATCATTAAATTACAATTACCTAGCTCTTTTACCACGACTACAATGCCTATTAACAAGCATATAGAGCCTAACTTGCTAGTAATCCAAGCTTGTAAACTAGCCTTAGCAGCAGTGGGTTGTTGATACCAAAAAGCAATTAGTAAGCTGGAAGCTAAACCGATAAGCTCCCACCCTATTAACATCTCCCATAAATTATCTGATACAACGACCCAGCATGCAGCACTAACAGATAGATTTAATAATATAAAGTAGGGCTGTTGTTTAATATTATCTTGTATATAAGCTAGGGAGTATATATGTACAACCCAGCTGATCAGTGTTATCATAAACAACATGAGTGCTGCCAAGAAGTCTACATAAATACCTATATACAATACGGAATCTTGGCTAAGATGAACCCAGGGCAAGGAGTGATGGAAAGTAATACCTGAATAGGTGGTTATCAGGGTATAGCTACAGCAGACAATTTGCAGTAATCCTACTAAGTTTATTAACAAAAAAATACAATTGTTTTTTTTAAATAATATTACCGAAAATGCTAATAATAGGGGTAATGTAATGGATATAAGTAAAAAGATAGAAAAATTTCTTTCTAAAAAGGAAGGAACATATAACCAAGAGAATGTAAACAAAGCTTTAAATTTTGCTTATCAATTTGCTAAAAAGATGTTAGATTGAATATACAAATATAAAAGATACTTATTAGGTGACAATAAAATGGTGAGTAAAGCATGCTTATTTGATATATATCAAAGAAACACTTTAAGCTTGTGTTAAATTGATTGTACAACCCCGAATGGCTGGTTAATAATTATATAAAGGTTCTAGATTAATATTTATTAATATATCCTTTGCTCTATTTATATTTGTATTGTTTAAAATTTTTTTTGTATTAAAAACCTACCTCTTAATATATTTTCTAAGTATAAATTTATGGAAAAAAATCATTTGCGTAGCATATTTATTATTTCCCTTAGAGCCTGTTCAAGATCTTTGTTCATTAAGTTAATATTTATTAGATTAGAGAGGAAACTAGTCAATAACTTGATAAAAAAGGGACTTATCTATGACTCAAGAGTATTCTACTAATATTAATAGAGAACAATTTGAAGTTATACGCCCTATTTTGGAAGCAGCCCGAAAAAAGACTAAACCTCGCCAGGTAGATTTATATGAGGTATTCTCTGGATTACTGTATCTGCTCAAGACAGGCTGCCAATGGAG from Candidatus Amoebophilus asiaticus 5a2 includes the following:
- a CDS encoding NADH-quinone oxidoreductase subunit 5 family protein is translated as MLINLVGLLQIVCCSYTLITTYSGITFHHSLPWVHLSQDSVLYIGIYVDFLAALMLFMITLISWVVHIYSLAYIQDNIKQQPYFILLNLSVSAACWVVVSDNLWEMLIGWELIGLASSLLIAFWYQQPTAAKASLQAWITSKLGSICLLIGIVVVVKELGNCNLMMLVNRPINATANFSNSLFIAGICFLIAAFTKSAQFPFFNWLPNAMKAPTPASALLHAATVLSIGIYLLIRIETILLPECQNIMITIGYTTACMGACAALLQQHIKRMLAYSTLSQLGYVIAAIGLKTLGAGITYLLLHGLAKACLFLCAGIVIKFLQHQGTKEENAAYMDQLGGIRHYLPWVAVSYLVATITLVGLPGLTGFHAKEAILEQTLLWSIENVSIDNYYIAYIVPVMAFTSTFLTALYLGKSFLLIFFGTPTWRNDIKVPIVKNNYLKSMQGSVLALSIFVVGFSILPIQQFIIDGLAKANIAYVLDSLSMNKLSYIHFLTMSLAIGVLFSSILLLAFLFIKPKRIIRISKSNKITQLFSEGWYMDALVSLFAKQILSFSKHTVKVEKYMIDGFIKRLANSCITTAYSVAWLENKLIAGFIRYLTIGYVIIAHIVAWIDNKLIDGIGRAIATIFGSFSKLYLHIQKGNTQHHIAWSFISILLLLIAWIIYNSLFI